The nucleotide window AAATTTGGATCATTAATCATTGACCCGCAGGTAGCTGAAAGTGGCATATTTGGTACAGCTggaaatacattattaattattatcttatacATGCCCTCTACTATGTTGCTGGGCTATTTGCAAATCAGTCAAATATCACAAGCGAAAATACTAGCTGAACGAATTGATTATGCTACTACCCCCAGGTTTATAGTTTTGCTTTTAAGTTTTATCAAGATATTAAATAGCTTGACTATTGTATTAGGCTTATCTTATTATGGAAATACTTTCAAATTGGGCAAGGCTATAACTGTCACAGTTAGAGACCTATAGATAattctcatataaaaataaatatctacctACATTTCACAAGTAAAGTCTAGCtattagtatttaataattcaCCACATGCTGCCTCTAGTCATCACATGATGAAAATGGTATCAGTTCTCTttagtgtttataaataaatcaatatactATACTGTTGCTTGCAACACATATTGTACACATTGTTAGTGAGTTTCAATGAAACCAGTTCAGAAAACAGTAGCTACTATTATTACAGTTACCAATAGGGCAAATATAGAGAAAAGTATTctgaaataactattaatatgaCCAAGAAAGCTTGTTTGTCTACAAGTCTGATTCTAAAACAATACTGCAATGTGtcggaataaattatttatactgaAGTATTGTTCTTTCTTTCTTATTAGAATACTAGGTCATgtcagaaataattaaatagattaaatGACTGACTACAATTTTTGGACTAAGGATTATATTAACTCCAGTAAATTAACATCTGTTCATATATTTAAACAAGACAGGCAGCATAACAGACTTAGTTAAGCCTATTAGCTAGACCTTGGAGGCTTGGCCTAACAAATTACCCATTAAATCTATATcagttagatattttatatacaaatcaATCCTTGGTTTGTTAATTATATGCCGAACTTTGAGTAAATTTTGGGAGCTTTCTAGAATAATACCGTTAGACAGGTTTCAAATTTAGCTATCTCATTTTTGAATGACATAAATTCTGTGAAAATACAAGCTACCTACATAAAATGCATTGcaacattaataatacttaGTTACATCAGCCTGGCCCGAGATactacatttgttttattaagctTGGAATAATTACGGACTATTCACCGTAATATCCAAttactgaaaagaaaataaataattaaaaatgtaaactatAAGGCGGCCCAAGTGCAGAATGCACCGCTCCtaacctaaaaaataaacttttcataaaTGCGTCCAAAATAAAATACGGCCAAATTATTTGAACACATATTTTGACACTATAAAGTCCCcgtattacttattttaagatACATTTCTATCGttatataatattgataatgtaaaaattacaaaatgaacTCTAAAAATGCACGTGATTTATATTTACCGTTTTGGAAACATTCAGTAATTGGTAGTAGTTATCTTCGAGCAAAAGATTATCGCCTTCTTCAtccatttttatgtaaaaaatacaattttataatcaaaattccGACATTTAGTTCCTCCAGCGATAGATGATTACTTTTTTAGCCGCTGCAATGACAGAAGGAGGGCGCTACTGTCTTGTTCAATGATCACAgataacaatgaaaaaaattGGTAGCTAATTGCCAGTAccgcaatttaaataaaatactagctcTTCTCACGGGTTTTCTTGTTTTTCGTTATCTGCTGATATTTGTGTTAGACTattcgtaataatataaaaatcagaAACGGAGGTATGAGTTTATGACAGTAAAAAAAAGAATCTTTAATATAATCTACTTTACTCTTAacacattttatcttttattttttttgagaGAAGTCTAGGccaataccaatattttttagCAGGGTGATGAAAGAGCCCAACAAAGGACTCTGACTAGTTGTTTAATGTTAAAGCTGAAGACCACAGAAGGTGACCACTTTGCCAAATTTAGGCCGAAGGTAGGGATCATGATCAGATTACTAAGAGCTAAATGAGTCAGGCAGATCACAAACACAAACTATGTAATAGGCAATATCTATATAGGTCTTATTGACCAAAGTTAAGTCACAAATGGGTTGCGATTACTCTCACACGTCTCAGTAAGTTTTCTGacttaaaataaatggaaatttaaaaaatttggAGACCAAAATCGatcaaagaataataaaactcAATTCAATGCAGATTGCATAGGCTTAGGGTGCCCATAGTGTATACAAACGTTTATTTTGGTATCTATCAGAACTGTTCTATTTACTCTATTGCCTATTGCCAGTGCCTCGATGATAGCGAGACGTCATTGACGCGGGCATAgacaatttttatacaaaataaattgtgatcTGCTCTCTCTCCcgttaaaaatgtgaaaaattgaataattttctcataaataatCCGTTGATTGTTGTTCTAAATGTAGGATATTTAATTATTGGATTATTGGAATAAGTGGTATCAAGCATCTGTCTATATTGAGCAGGTAATGTTGTATTGTCTacgttgttatttttattatagttttttagccgtctatttattataactgtAAAACATTCTTGTGTTTTGATTCGTTGCCTACTTAGAaagttgttaattattttattattaattacctgTCTTGCTGCGGCGAAGGCTCTTATGGTAATCGTAAAATGTGTAGGTGGATGTTGTTTTCGGTTTGTCTTTTGTAAAATGGCTGTTTCGTTAATCATATTTTTGCGgcagtattatattattgtataaaatgtattgcacAAGACTAAAATTTTACAGGCGGTCCTCGAGTTTTCACTAGAAGTATGTGCTATGTCAGAGATGCACCAATAATTTCACTAAGCAACACATCAGGCTTTCCCCTGCTAGAAGCATAAATTACGCACACTAGCATAGTTTCCGTGAAAGTATAGTGATAAATAAATCTTCATTAAAATCAAGCAatcattatcattaaaattaagcaTGTTTTAAAAAGCTATAGTggataatataaacttttactaAACTATTTAGGAGTTtagtacttaattttatttttattttctttactaacTGAACTAACTCACTAGTTAACCAACTATTCAATATtgagaatttttatatttattaattgtacaAACCTAGGCAAGCAtggctaataataataaagagtaACCGATTGATAGAACTATGTCAcacacagtttaaaaaaatattacattattaattaaatttccaAATGAAATTATGacaagaaacaatttttaactcattcctatttatagattttgatCTTACAACTCTTCATCCTATGCATAACTATTTGTCAAGATGAATCATGTTCTGACTATAAGTACAGTTACTCATATTAAAGTCATTTATTATTTGGGTGTTTCAGTATTAGAGTTATAATAATTCCATATTAATAGTATCTGAAAGCTGGTTTTAAGAACCTATTCTTGTAGGTCAAATAGGTTCTCAAAACAGAGCTTCCAATTTGATGTCCGTGTAGTAATATAGGACCTCGTgtcctttataaaaatatgtttaaacgGATCAAGTTATACAGTCACTCGGCACATTGCCTATATAAAAAAACCTATAATACTGGCTGTAAAGTTCAGACTGACCTTTCAAAATGAGGTACTGTTCCTCCTATATTGAAAGAAGTGTTCACTTATAGTTGCACTATTTTAgctttttgcataaaataagatgttttaaaatttctatGTGTGAATTCGTCTTTCATTGCCATGGACACCTGGACGTAAAATATACAACATATCTATCTGGGCTTTCTAATTTACTGCCATAATAGAGTCATTTACATAGCTTTGCATAATATGATTGGTTTGTCAATCAAAGATATTGCAGTAAAGTGTATAAAGTAGGCTAGTTTTCTATAATGTTTCAGAAgtgttgttctattttaaattgaaactctCTTTGCCTTGGGACTAAAAATCGATTAACTTTTAGAATTCACTCATAGACATTATATGCCATctatacttacaaaaatatataactgtATGTAAAATTTACGATATTGCTGTTATATGTGCATACATACAGAATATCATGTATGTTATATCCTAAGGTGTAGACCGAGGTGTGAGATACAGccatgttttgccattaacaatgttagtccaatgTAATAACGAGCAACCTTATGccattttcttaaaatattctaatatgaaTTGGAATGGTATTACTTTGCCCAACTCAGTAGTCTAATCCGAGATGTCCTGATCAGCAGTCTGATATGGCACTATAGTCTTCCCAACAGAAACAGTTCTGTTAATGTGTATTACTGTCATAATTcttagataattaatttataggACTTTTATcatataacattaaattaattatttatttaagcccataaatgttttattgatggGCAAAGTGCTCCCATTaagatttttacaattattcaTCTGTCATTCTCTCTAGTGCAGAAAGTCTAAACTGCTGTCATTATTAGAAACAATATAGGCCTTAGTCCATAGTTTTACAAAAAGTTTTCTGTTTAGAAATTTAAGTAAAATGAGATTTATAAAATGGTTTATAACTGAACAGATTGTCACTAATAGACCCACTCATAACCAATATAGGGCAGACCCACCTGTCACTGCTTGGATATGAGTGCTAAGCTGAATTATGCCCGGGAGGTATAATTGACAATAAAAACCTGGAGTAATAAAACTATTGTCTCAGCAATACCCTTTCTACGAACTATAAGATAAATCTTGATCTCTGTATAGGAGTACTTATTGTGCCTTATAGATAAACTACACAAATTTTCATCTCCTTGATTCATTGATAAGATTACAGTAGTCTTATTTGTTCACAATCTAACAAATACGCAGCactattttgtgtaaaatcatAGATATTTCATATTTGTGTGTAGTTTTTTAACCTGAGTACAGTTGGTAACAGTTTTTCTGGTTATAAGATGCATCGTAAGCATATTATTCGTCGAAAGTCGAGCCAGACAGGTCTGTTATCTAACTATCTACTATTGTTTTACTTaacgattattattttgttaatcttAATCTGTTAGAAACGTAAAGCATTTCGAGTAATTTTAActgattttaacaaaaaatacgtgTTCTTATTTGTTATCTTTGCTTTTTACTATTCAGTGAGAGTTAAGCTATAGTGTTACAGtattcaaaagttttataattattaattgctATCGAAATCATTTCCACATCCTGTGGTTCACATATGAGTAACAGGCTCCAAACGTGTCTTGTGGGTTAAGTGAATGGATTAGAAaactactaattattattaaatagcgGTCAATTGCAGTATCGAATTTTAATcgattttgtcaaaaatatgatTCAAATTTTGCCGTCTGTTGTTTGCAATCGACGAGTTCACTCggtcaaattaatatttattacattttagttGACATTTTGCTGCGGATTCCTACTTTTACCCATACCAAGAGTGTTCCATTTCAATTGCCTCAGTGAGAACGTCCGGACCGTTCAATGACTTATCTAAACTGCACACAGATTTACATTCGTCGTTCCTGCGATGAATACGGGTCTGAGTATTGATTTCCGCTTGGCGTATGGACCCGCTTTATAAATCCCGATGTAAACTTTTACAAAGTTTCGAATCCTAGTGCATTGCCTTTAAAAGTAGGGGAATCAATAGTGCGAATTTATCTGATTATAAAATcatgtaacaataaataaatataactattaataatCATCTATATAAAGTAATGACGATGTTATTAATAGAACCGATTTAAAGCAAGCTAAAGGGCTGCTTTCTTGAGAAACTGTGTAATAATAAACTAGGTAACGCTGGTTTTGTTCGTGTTCAATAAAAACGCTTagttttaaacgtttattttcctgaatactaataaaatgtgttatttatgtttgttccAGATAAAAGACATTTGGCCATCAAAATGCCGTCTACCCACCTAAACCTACGCGAGGATGACGTGGTGCGGTTGTCCCTAGAATTTCTACACAATCGCGACCTGCACATTACGCAACTATCGCTCGAGCGTGAAACCGGCGTCATAAACGGCAATTACGCCGATGACGTGCTTTTTCTACGTCAACTCATCCTCGACGGACAATGGGATGACGTCCTGGAGTTCATTCAACCACTCAGTGCACTCAAAGCCTTTGAGGCCGACAAATTTAATTACGCTATCTTAAGACATAAGTATATAGAGCTGTTATGCATAAGATCTGAAATAAAAGCttataataatgttgaaaatataGTAGACGAAGTAGTCAAAGTTCTCAGTGATTTAGAAAAACTATCGCCCTCGAAGGAAGAATACTCAAACCTTTGCTTATTATTAACTTTACCAAGTATTACCGATCACGCCCAGTTTAAAAAATGGAATCCAAGCAACGCGAGAGTCCAGTGCTTCCGAGAGGTGTATCCTCTCGTTGAACAGTTTTTACCATGTGACAAGAAATCCAGTGGCACAGTGTCTAAATGTGCAAAGAACGATCGCCTGATGCAATTGCTTATCAAAGGCATTTTATACGAGTCATGTGTTAATTATTGTCAAGCCAAAGCCACCGGCTCTAAAGAAGCACAGTCGAATGAAGTAAATTTTTCAAGATTGCTTGATGGTTCAGGATTTGATGAATCAGACCTGAGTTTATTATCGTGGTTACAGTCGATACCCGCAGAAACATTCAGTGTTCCGTTTGAACAGAGGATGTTGAATGTAGACGTAGAAAAATTAGAGCGCCCGTCACTACATACCTCTTGGACGGAGCATATGCTCGTAACACCAATAAAACCACGTACATTCCCGCATTTAGCCATGCCTTTTAGAAGGCCTCGTTCGGCCGCCGACGCTATGACAAGGTCACTGCGGCCCCTACCTGATGGTGCTCCCCGACATCCTGCCGTTATGGCATTGTCGGCTATTGATTACGGGCCTTCATCTTCCTGTTTTGCTGGATTCCATTTGACCGGAATTAAAGGCAGCAAACTAATGAACACGTCGGTCGACAGGCTGTTTGACAGCAAAAATGGAGAGAGCATTTTCAATGGATTGAACGAATCCTTGAAAACGATAGACGAGACATTAAAACCTATCGGTGAATTTACTGGTTCGACGAAAACGAATGAAAACAGTAGCGTCGGCGCATCGAATGCCACTACCCCCGAGCACAGGGGACAAGATTACTCGGCGTCTACGTCGATATCGAACACTGCAGCGTCGACTGAACGCTCTTCACTCGCGGAACGCGCGCCGCAGCAACCTGAAGCGGCAATGTTGCCGGGCGCCGATGGAGATTTTAGAAGGGAGCTCTTGAAAGAATATCAGATTCAAAAGCAACGCGAGTGTGACGACTATCTCCGCAATCTTTGCTCATCCGACTTGAGGCAacagaaaatgtaaatattttatttaatctgcaaaatattattctagTATATTGTTCGTAGTCTAGACTCTCCTCTAATCACTTCTGAACTGAA belongs to Anticarsia gemmatalis isolate Benzon Research Colony breed Stoneville strain chromosome Z, ilAntGemm2 primary, whole genome shotgun sequence and includes:
- the LOC142986725 gene encoding WD repeat-containing protein 47 isoform X1 encodes the protein MPSTHLNLREDDVVRLSLEFLHNRDLHITQLSLERETGVINGNYADDVLFLRQLILDGQWDDVLEFIQPLSALKAFEADKFNYAILRHKYIELLCIRSEIKAYNNVENIVDEVVKVLSDLEKLSPSKEEYSNLCLLLTLPSITDHAQFKKWNPSNARVQCFREVYPLVEQFLPCDKKSSGTVSKCAKNDRLMQLLIKGILYESCVNYCQAKATGSKEAQSNEVNFSRLLDGSGFDESDLSLLSWLQSIPAETFSVPFEQRMLNVDVEKLERPSLHTSWTEHMLVTPIKPRTFPHLAMPFRRPRSAADAMTRSLRPLPDGAPRHPAVMALSAIDYGPSSSCFAGFHLTGIKGSKLMNTSVDRLFDSKNGESIFNGLNESLKTIDETLKPIGEFTGSTKTNENSSVGASNATTPEHRGQDYSASTSISNTAASTERSSLAERAPQQPEAAMLPGADGDFRRELLKEYQIQKQRECDDYLRNLCSSDLRQQKMMEQIEDAASAFPSAVKNPQQIPQDKGREPFMRKNDNINETPEMGDPKNAQNRNGGLQGVPLSTPSSVGVGPEVNGSRPTFKPVTVLEDLQAVRCAEFHPNGKLYAVGSNTKTLRICSYPKIEDVKDSSAPTAPTVLLKRTKHHKGSIYCLAWSPAGDLLATGSNDKTVKLMRFNSNACNLEGQEVELTMHDGTVRDVCFIEDTSNKTSLLVSGGAGDCKIYVTDCATGKTFQALSGHSGHILSLYNWGGAMFVSGSQDKTVRFWDLRTGGCVNVISPPAGHPSKGSAVASLAVDPSGRLLVCGHDDGSCALHDVRGSRALQRFTPHSGDLRSVRFSPGAYYLLTAGYDGRVVLTDLQGDLTCALPSVPVARHPDKVISARWHPDDFSFLSTSADKTAVLWTIPPV